Proteins from a genomic interval of Croceicoccus naphthovorans:
- a CDS encoding DUF4112 domain-containing protein, whose amino-acid sequence MDLRDQLPLGTDPASIRQRIEAMEAMLERAMVVPGTNFRFGLDSVIGLVPVVGDFVTAAMGAYIVWEARNLGLPKWKLWHMGANVAFDTAIGAVPLVGDAFDLLFRSNTRNLKIIRKHLDKHHPASQVIEG is encoded by the coding sequence ATGGATTTGCGCGACCAGCTGCCGCTAGGCACCGACCCCGCTTCGATCCGTCAGCGGATAGAAGCAATGGAGGCCATGCTCGAACGTGCGATGGTCGTGCCGGGCACGAACTTTCGCTTTGGGCTGGACTCGGTAATCGGCCTCGTGCCGGTCGTTGGTGATTTCGTGACGGCAGCGATGGGCGCCTATATCGTGTGGGAAGCGCGCAACCTTGGCCTGCCGAAGTGGAAGCTGTGGCACATGGGCGCGAACGTTGCGTTCGATACCGCGATAGGTGCGGTGCCTTTGGTGGGCGACGCCTTCGACTTGCTGTTCCGATCGAACACCAGGAACCTGAAGATCATCCGCAAGCACCTCGACAAGCATCACCCCGCGTCACAGGTGATCGAGGGCTGA
- a CDS encoding RsmB/NOP family class I SAM-dependent RNA methyltransferase — protein sequence MAEPAGFPARRAALRMLDAVLRRGETLDGAAGAGKGLPGPDAALARAIAGEALRWLVDCDALIDSATRQILPDDAKVRTVLRMMLVQALRLETAPHAVIATGLPLLAGGPRRLAHGVFSTLMKRGVSLPDFPTLPETVVARWGVERAAKIASGLAEPPPLDLTLRDPAETDLWADRLEATIIAPGILRLSRGRAVEGLPGYTDGAWWIQDLAASIPATLLGRGEGRRVLDLCAAPGGKTLQLAAAGWQVTALDISARRLERLKRNLARTGLTAEIIQIDAFQWHPEAQFDAVLLDAPCTATGTCRRHPDVLHRITDNHVAEMAGMQQSLLDRASGWLGPDGRLVYAVCSLEEAEGAGQAEQAMLTPHPITADELPCGLQPDANGWLRTDPGMLPEIGGLDGFFVARFRA from the coding sequence ATGGCCGAACCCGCCGGATTCCCCGCCCGCCGCGCTGCGCTGCGCATGCTCGATGCCGTCCTGCGCCGGGGCGAGACGCTGGACGGTGCCGCCGGGGCGGGCAAGGGCCTGCCCGGGCCGGACGCCGCGCTGGCCCGCGCGATCGCGGGAGAAGCGCTGCGCTGGCTGGTCGACTGCGATGCGCTGATCGATAGCGCGACGCGTCAGATTTTGCCCGACGACGCCAAGGTACGCACGGTGTTGCGCATGATGCTGGTGCAGGCGTTAAGGCTGGAAACGGCGCCACACGCGGTGATCGCGACCGGACTTCCCTTGCTGGCCGGTGGGCCAAGGCGGCTGGCGCATGGGGTGTTCTCGACGCTGATGAAGCGCGGGGTCAGCCTGCCGGATTTCCCGACCCTGCCCGAAACGGTCGTGGCGCGATGGGGCGTGGAGCGGGCGGCGAAGATCGCCAGCGGTTTGGCCGAACCGCCGCCGCTGGACCTGACGCTGCGCGATCCGGCGGAAACCGACCTGTGGGCGGATCGGCTCGAAGCCACGATCATCGCACCCGGCATCCTGCGCCTGTCGCGTGGGCGGGCGGTAGAGGGCCTGCCCGGATATACCGACGGTGCGTGGTGGATTCAGGACCTCGCCGCGTCAATCCCTGCGACTCTGCTGGGGCGGGGCGAGGGACGGCGGGTGCTGGACCTCTGCGCCGCACCGGGTGGCAAGACGCTGCAACTCGCCGCAGCAGGGTGGCAGGTGACGGCGCTCGACATCTCGGCCCGGCGGCTGGAGCGTTTGAAGCGCAATCTGGCCCGCACCGGCCTGACGGCGGAAATCATCCAGATCGACGCCTTTCAATGGCACCCTGAAGCGCAGTTCGATGCCGTGCTGCTCGATGCGCCGTGCACCGCGACGGGCACGTGTCGCCGCCATCCTGATGTCCTTCACCGCATTACCGACAACCATGTGGCGGAGATGGCGGGGATGCAGCAGAGCCTGCTCGACCGCGCCTCCGGCTGGCTCGGCCCCGACGGGCGGCTGGTCTACGCGGTCTGCTCGTTGGAGGAGGCCGAAGGGGCAGGGCAGGCGGAACAGGCCATGCTAACCCCTCATCCGATTACGGCAGACGAACTGCCTTGCGGTCTGCAACCAGATGCGAACGGCTGGCTGCGAACCGATCCGGGCATGTTGCCGGAAATCGGCGGACTGGACGGCTTCTTCGTCGCCCGCTTCCGCGCCTGA
- a CDS encoding SDH family Clp fold serine proteinase, translating into MASTMPLLDRVIFDTVGIAEAEVEASLDCDLLYYYGELRTSNFTFFRDSVERLAERDEKRNTLGLCLTTPGGQAEAVERMVEVIRHHYDNFYALVPNTAMSAGTIFCMAADKIYMDYASALGPIDPQVPDRDNRVLVPALGYLDKVEELIQKSTLGTISPAEFQMLQSLDLAMLRFYEQAKELSVNLLKKWLAEYKFKNWTEHRTTNPGTPVTSDERSARAEEIATKLSDNNRWHSHGRMIGMGTLRGEMRLEIEDFSQDSKLHNQIRRYADTLTGYMERHGNTFTIFNRHLQ; encoded by the coding sequence ATGGCATCCACTATGCCACTGTTGGATCGCGTAATCTTTGATACGGTGGGCATTGCAGAAGCCGAGGTCGAAGCGAGCCTAGATTGCGACCTCCTGTATTATTACGGAGAGCTTCGTACTAGCAATTTCACCTTTTTTCGCGATTCTGTCGAGCGCTTGGCTGAGCGCGATGAAAAGCGAAATACGCTAGGTCTCTGTTTGACAACGCCGGGCGGGCAGGCTGAGGCCGTCGAACGAATGGTGGAAGTGATCCGTCACCACTATGACAACTTCTATGCCCTTGTCCCCAACACCGCCATGTCGGCAGGAACAATTTTCTGCATGGCCGCAGATAAAATCTACATGGACTATGCCTCAGCTCTCGGCCCGATCGATCCACAAGTTCCGGATCGTGATAATCGGGTACTGGTTCCTGCTCTCGGTTATCTCGACAAAGTTGAAGAGTTGATACAAAAGAGTACCCTTGGCACAATATCACCAGCTGAGTTTCAAATGTTGCAGAGCCTCGATCTGGCCATGCTGCGCTTTTATGAACAAGCGAAAGAGCTTTCAGTGAATTTGCTGAAAAAGTGGTTGGCTGAATACAAGTTCAAAAACTGGACCGAACATCGTACGACCAATCCCGGAACGCCAGTTACCTCGGACGAGCGGTCTGCTAGAGCTGAAGAGATTGCCACCAAGCTCTCAGATAACAATCGCTGGCATTCTCATGGGCGCATGATTGGTATGGGAACATTGCGCGGAGAGATGCGCTTGGAAATTGAAGATTTCAGCCAAGATAGCAAACTCCACAATCAGATTCGGCGCTATGCAGACACGTTAACGGGATATATGGAACGACACGGTAACACCTTCACCATCTTCAATCGTCACCTTCAGTGA
- a CDS encoding sel1 repeat family protein, whose product MGYIDHLHLVECGPAIDPAVLLSTETLVCNCLKADRKGDDNALFELGCAFSTGSRGALCDLVEAHKWFNIAASRGHEEAQACRAEVAEEMTAREIVEAQRRARAFLAEFAANRRVA is encoded by the coding sequence ATGGGTTACATTGACCATCTCCATCTCGTCGAATGCGGGCCCGCCATCGATCCGGCGGTGCTGCTTTCAACCGAAACGCTCGTCTGCAATTGCCTGAAGGCCGATCGCAAGGGCGACGACAATGCGCTGTTCGAACTGGGCTGCGCCTTTTCCACCGGCAGCCGAGGGGCGCTCTGCGATCTTGTCGAAGCGCACAAGTGGTTCAACATCGCCGCATCGCGCGGCCATGAAGAGGCTCAGGCCTGCCGCGCCGAAGTGGCCGAGGAAATGACCGCCCGCGAAATCGTGGAGGCACAGCGCCGCGCCCGGGCATTCCTGGCAGAGTTCGCCGCCAACCGCCGCGTCGCCTGA
- the dksA gene encoding RNA polymerase-binding protein DksA, translated as MSVVAANEIDILATARNNVVGDYMPSSDEPYMGPRQLEFFRELLVEWKHSILNAAAGTLQQLQDGPIREPDLNDRASSETDWGIELRTRDRQRKLIAKIESAIRRIDEGEYGYCEVTGEPIGIGRLIARPIATMTVEAQEAHERREKISRDD; from the coding sequence ATGAGCGTAGTGGCTGCAAACGAAATCGATATTCTGGCCACCGCGCGCAATAACGTGGTCGGCGATTACATGCCCAGCAGTGATGAACCCTACATGGGTCCGCGTCAGCTGGAATTCTTTCGCGAACTACTGGTGGAATGGAAGCATTCGATCCTGAATGCCGCCGCCGGAACCCTGCAGCAGTTGCAGGACGGCCCGATCCGCGAGCCCGATCTGAACGACCGCGCGTCGAGCGAGACCGACTGGGGGATCGAATTGCGCACCCGCGATCGTCAGCGCAAGCTGATCGCCAAGATCGAATCGGCCATTCGCCGCATTGATGAGGGCGAGTACGGTTACTGCGAAGTGACGGGCGAGCCGATTGGCATCGGCCGCCTGATCGCCCGTCCGATCGCTACGATGACGGTAGAGGCGCAGGAAGCGCACGAACGGCGCGAGAAGATTTCGCGCGACGACTAG
- a CDS encoding GNAT family N-acetyltransferase: protein MNDDDNAATISVGPSVGALDANAWGALDPTGNPFVSHRFLTLLEDSQSVGAGTGWRPAPLTLTDADGELLAAMPSYLKWHSQGEYVFDHSWAQAWEQAGGSYYPKLQISAPFTPATGPRVLAASEEFALAMLRGAEALCEQQGLSSAHATFIAPEQVPLFERAGWMIRHDIQFHWHNRDYADFDAFLASLSSRKRKAIRKERAKAVEGLRIESLTGDAIRAEHWDAFWLFYQDTGARKWGTPYLTREAFELIGARMADEVLLVLAFEDDRPVAGALNFIGPDALYGRYWGALVDVPFLHFELCYYRAIDAAIESGLSRVEAGAQGGHKLARGYEPVQTTSAHYIPHEGFRRAVADFLDRERQGIGADRAMLQAMTPFRKG from the coding sequence ACGATGACAATGCCGCGACGATCTCTGTCGGCCCTTCGGTAGGGGCGCTGGATGCAAATGCTTGGGGTGCGCTGGATCCGACCGGTAATCCCTTCGTTTCTCACCGCTTCCTGACCCTACTGGAAGATTCGCAAAGCGTCGGCGCCGGCACCGGCTGGCGACCTGCTCCTCTGACGCTGACCGATGCGGACGGCGAATTGCTGGCGGCGATGCCATCGTATTTGAAGTGGCATAGTCAGGGTGAATACGTTTTCGACCATTCATGGGCGCAGGCGTGGGAACAGGCCGGCGGCAGCTATTACCCGAAGCTGCAAATCTCGGCGCCGTTCACGCCCGCCACCGGTCCGCGCGTTCTGGCGGCGAGCGAAGAATTCGCCCTCGCCATGCTGCGCGGGGCTGAGGCGTTGTGCGAGCAACAGGGTCTTTCCTCCGCCCACGCCACCTTCATCGCGCCCGAACAGGTGCCGCTGTTCGAAAGGGCGGGTTGGATGATCCGCCACGACATCCAGTTCCACTGGCACAACCGCGACTACGCCGATTTCGATGCGTTTCTCGCCTCGCTATCGTCGCGCAAGCGCAAGGCGATCCGCAAGGAGCGGGCGAAGGCGGTGGAAGGCCTGCGGATCGAGAGCCTGACCGGCGATGCGATCCGCGCCGAGCATTGGGATGCGTTCTGGCTGTTCTATCAGGATACTGGTGCGCGAAAGTGGGGCACGCCCTATCTGACGCGCGAAGCCTTCGAGCTAATCGGTGCGCGCATGGCGGACGAGGTATTGCTGGTGCTGGCGTTCGAGGATGACCGACCGGTCGCCGGGGCGCTGAACTTCATCGGCCCGGACGCGCTCTATGGCCGGTACTGGGGCGCGCTGGTCGACGTGCCGTTCCTGCATTTCGAGCTTTGCTATTACCGCGCCATCGACGCCGCCATCGAAAGCGGCCTGTCGCGCGTAGAGGCGGGCGCGCAAGGCGGGCACAAGTTGGCGCGGGGTTATGAGCCGGTCCAGACGACCTCTGCCCACTATATCCCGCACGAAGGGTTCCGCCGTGCGGTGGCCGACTTCCTTGATCGGGAGCGGCAAGGCATCGGCGCGGATCGGGCCATGCTTCAGGCGATGACCCCGTTCCGGAAAGGTTGA
- the msrA gene encoding peptide-methionine (S)-S-oxide reductase MsrA, producing the protein MQQAIVAGGCFWCTEAVYRDVLGVNNVESGYIGGQTENPTYREVCSGASGHAEAVRVTFNPDIVRYGDILDIFFATHDPTQLNRQGNDVGTQYRSAIFPLDDAQKAEAEAAIARAQDTHDTPVVTTIEGPATWYTAEDYHQDYWVNDGKRNPYCVATIPPKLQKLRKSFADRVRPE; encoded by the coding sequence ATGCAACAGGCTATCGTGGCCGGCGGCTGTTTCTGGTGCACCGAGGCTGTGTACCGCGACGTTCTGGGCGTCAACAATGTTGAGAGCGGCTATATCGGCGGCCAGACTGAGAACCCGACCTACAGAGAGGTTTGTTCAGGCGCGAGCGGCCATGCAGAGGCGGTCCGGGTAACGTTCAACCCGGACATCGTGCGCTATGGCGACATCCTCGATATCTTTTTTGCGACGCACGATCCGACGCAGCTGAACCGGCAGGGCAACGATGTCGGTACGCAGTACCGGTCGGCGATATTTCCGCTGGACGATGCGCAAAAGGCAGAAGCGGAGGCCGCGATTGCCCGCGCGCAGGACACGCACGATACGCCGGTGGTGACAACCATCGAGGGGCCCGCGACCTGGTATACCGCAGAGGATTACCATCAGGACTATTGGGTCAACGATGGCAAGCGGAATCCCTATTGCGTCGCGACGATCCCGCCCAAACTGCAAAAACTACGTAAGAGTTTTGCCGACAGGGTGCGGCCCGAATAG
- the aguB gene encoding N-carbamoylputrescine amidase, with protein sequence MTKITVAALQCALGSADEQENIDRISALVEQAAGEGAQVILPPELFSGPYFCREEDEALFSLARPTAEHPSVIAMQALAKKLGVAVPTSFFERDGHHYYNTLAMIDAAGEIMGTYRKSHIPDGPGYEEKYYFRPGNTGFKVWDVFGTRVGVGICWDQWYPECARAMALMGAELLFYPTAIGSEPYDADLDTSRMWRRAMIGHSVSNCMPVIAANRIGKEGEHQTFYGHSFITDEWGDLVAAYGRDESGVLVTTLDLARAKTHRAGMGFFRDRRPQLYGRLAEDV encoded by the coding sequence ATGACCAAGATCACCGTTGCGGCGCTGCAATGCGCACTGGGCTCTGCCGACGAGCAAGAGAACATCGACCGCATATCAGCGCTTGTCGAACAGGCGGCAGGTGAGGGCGCGCAGGTCATTCTGCCGCCCGAGCTCTTCTCCGGCCCCTATTTCTGCCGCGAGGAGGACGAGGCGCTGTTTTCGCTGGCCCGCCCGACGGCGGAACACCCCAGCGTGATCGCGATGCAGGCGCTGGCGAAAAAGTTGGGCGTGGCGGTTCCGACCAGTTTTTTCGAGCGTGATGGGCACCATTATTACAACACGCTGGCCATGATAGACGCCGCTGGCGAGATCATGGGCACCTATCGCAAGAGCCATATTCCCGACGGACCGGGGTACGAGGAAAAGTACTATTTCCGTCCCGGCAACACCGGTTTCAAGGTGTGGGATGTGTTCGGAACGCGCGTCGGCGTCGGCATCTGCTGGGACCAGTGGTACCCGGAATGCGCCCGCGCGATGGCATTGATGGGGGCGGAATTGCTGTTCTACCCAACGGCTATCGGCTCGGAGCCCTACGACGCCGATCTCGACACCAGCCGCATGTGGCGGCGCGCGATGATCGGGCATTCGGTATCGAACTGCATGCCGGTAATCGCTGCCAACCGCATCGGGAAAGAGGGCGAGCACCAGACCTTCTATGGCCACAGTTTCATCACCGACGAGTGGGGCGATCTGGTCGCCGCCTATGGCCGGGATGAAAGCGGGGTGCTGGTGACGACGCTCGACCTCGCCCGCGCCAAGACGCACCGCGCAGGGATGGGCTTTTTCCGAGACCGTCGTCCGCAATTGTACGGGCGCCTGGCGGAGGATGTCTGA
- a CDS encoding DUF1674 domain-containing protein, which produces MTDPIKRATQRPAEFQKPAHWNNDPAPKPGPGSRHEDEERPDPTRFGDWEKNGIAIDF; this is translated from the coding sequence ATGACCGACCCGATCAAACGCGCCACGCAGCGCCCCGCGGAATTCCAGAAGCCCGCGCACTGGAACAACGATCCCGCGCCCAAGCCCGGTCCGGGTTCGCGGCACGAGGATGAAGAGCGCCCAGACCCGACGCGTTTTGGCGACTGGGAAAAGAACGGCATCGCGATCGATTTCTGA
- a CDS encoding ABC transporter substrate-binding protein, with product MLTASCGGGGDGRFDVLLVGSEEAALSEEPPYGEAAKLVREATGSGLVALDAEGRIRPDLAARWIVTDDGLSYIFRIERQPDAIDTNAAPPTAPEVRKALLAAIRDMKGTGLARDLDVIDGIYARTSQVIEIRLRTAMPEFLQLMAVPELSLKLPEGETDALDLTADGPLLTLSEPVFEDRTAGTLDIRVAKAKDAVERFQRGEAELMLGGGIDALPHVEFGLLRGTIRLDPVAGLFGLAVADSEGFLAEASNREALAMAIDRDALIAPFKIGGWTPRTRLVPVGLPGTQQPPGRWDDLSIEQRQGFAAQRVAGWVASNGAVAPLTIALPTGTGGNILFRRLSADLGRIGLAAKRVGPDENADLRLVDEVAYLDRPEWYLHRLDCTVIRAVCSADADALVYEALGETAAPRRDALLAEAEAMLTAQNGFISFGPPIRFSLVRGGVAGFAINRWGFHPLSQLFVDTN from the coding sequence GTGCTGACCGCTAGTTGCGGTGGCGGCGGCGACGGCCGATTCGACGTACTCCTAGTCGGCTCGGAAGAAGCGGCGCTGAGCGAAGAGCCGCCCTATGGCGAAGCGGCGAAACTGGTGCGCGAAGCCACCGGCAGCGGCCTTGTCGCCTTGGATGCGGAGGGACGCATTCGCCCCGATCTGGCCGCGCGCTGGATCGTGACCGATGACGGGCTTAGCTATATCTTCCGTATTGAGCGCCAACCCGATGCCATAGATACGAACGCCGCTCCGCCGACCGCGCCCGAAGTGCGCAAGGCGCTGCTTGCCGCGATCCGCGACATGAAGGGCACCGGGCTGGCGCGCGATCTGGACGTGATCGACGGCATTTATGCGCGAACCAGCCAGGTGATTGAAATCCGGTTGCGCACGGCGATGCCTGAATTCTTGCAGTTGATGGCCGTTCCCGAACTCTCGCTGAAATTGCCGGAGGGTGAGACCGACGCGCTGGACCTGACCGCCGATGGGCCGTTGCTGACGCTCTCCGAACCCGTGTTCGAAGATCGGACGGCAGGCACGCTCGACATTCGCGTGGCAAAGGCAAAAGACGCGGTAGAGCGGTTTCAGCGGGGCGAGGCAGAGTTGATGCTGGGCGGCGGTATCGATGCCTTGCCGCATGTCGAGTTCGGCCTGTTGCGCGGCACGATCCGGCTGGACCCGGTGGCGGGCCTGTTCGGGCTGGCTGTCGCCGATAGCGAGGGTTTTCTGGCCGAGGCGAGCAATCGCGAAGCGCTCGCGATGGCAATCGACCGCGATGCCCTGATTGCACCGTTCAAGATCGGCGGCTGGACCCCGCGAACGCGGCTGGTGCCCGTGGGCCTGCCCGGCACACAGCAACCGCCGGGACGGTGGGACGATCTAAGCATCGAACAGCGCCAGGGCTTTGCTGCGCAACGTGTGGCGGGCTGGGTGGCCAGCAATGGCGCGGTCGCCCCGCTGACCATTGCGCTGCCCACTGGCACGGGCGGCAACATCCTGTTTCGAAGGCTTTCGGCAGACCTTGGTAGGATCGGACTGGCTGCAAAGCGCGTCGGACCCGATGAAAACGCGGACCTGCGGCTGGTGGACGAGGTCGCCTATCTCGACCGGCCCGAATGGTACTTGCACCGGCTGGACTGCACGGTGATCCGCGCGGTCTGCAGCGCCGATGCCGACGCGCTGGTTTACGAAGCGCTGGGCGAAACCGCGGCCCCGCGCCGCGATGCCCTGCTGGCAGAGGCGGAGGCGATGCTGACGGCGCAGAACGGGTTTATCTCGTTCGGGCCGCCGATCCGGTTTTCGCTGGTGCGCGGCGGGGTTGCGGGCTTTGCGATCAATCGCTGGGGCTTCCATCCCTTGTCGCAGCTGTTCGTCGACACCAACTAG
- a CDS encoding SIMPL domain-containing protein, giving the protein MKKLAILVGALPLLAACANSDESARGVTHEETLLSVSASGEADARPDEAVFMAGVETWGSNAKTASANNAEGIAKVVAALKELGIPEDDIQTRSVGVRRIDWGDRKGQYGANNTVTVTVRDMAKAGEAVTAVTEVGANVMSGPDLRMSDPEGQANAAYAEAYKAARTRAEAYAEAAGMEISRVLYIRDAGGSQGGRYFQGAVPVAPPPPPVSPAYRTSTRPESMADASAIMPGQTTSAVTVQVDFALVPK; this is encoded by the coding sequence ATGAAGAAACTTGCGATTTTGGTAGGCGCCTTGCCGCTTCTTGCCGCCTGTGCCAACAGCGACGAAAGCGCGCGCGGCGTGACGCACGAAGAAACGCTGTTGAGCGTCAGCGCCAGCGGAGAAGCCGATGCCCGCCCCGACGAGGCGGTGTTCATGGCCGGTGTCGAAACCTGGGGCAGCAATGCCAAGACCGCCAGCGCCAACAACGCCGAGGGCATCGCCAAGGTGGTCGCCGCCTTGAAGGAACTGGGCATCCCCGAAGACGACATCCAGACCCGTAGCGTCGGCGTGCGCAGGATCGACTGGGGCGACAGGAAGGGCCAGTACGGCGCGAACAACACCGTCACCGTAACGGTGCGCGATATGGCCAAGGCGGGTGAGGCGGTGACCGCCGTGACCGAAGTGGGCGCCAACGTGATGAGCGGGCCGGACCTGCGCATGTCGGACCCGGAGGGGCAGGCCAATGCCGCCTATGCCGAAGCCTACAAGGCCGCGCGGACACGAGCGGAAGCTTACGCCGAGGCAGCGGGAATGGAGATCAGCCGCGTGCTCTATATCCGCGATGCGGGCGGATCGCAGGGCGGGCGCTATTTCCAGGGGGCCGTGCCTGTCGCTCCGCCGCCTCCGCCGGTTTCCCCCGCGTACCGGACGAGCACGCGCCCCGAAAGCATGGCCGATGCATCAGCAATCATGCCGGGCCAGACGACCAGCGCCGTAACGGTTCAGGTGGACTTCGCGCTCGTCCCGAAATAG
- a CDS encoding PilZ domain-containing protein, whose protein sequence is MSKRPMREQDNRRHERDSLFLVADLRVERDGAPYSVKLRNVSDAGIMAEGPMRLTRGGTVWIDLPNIGEVAGTVAWTAGNRCGIAFDQEIDASEVRFPLADEDAPIEPRADLENHRRD, encoded by the coding sequence ATGTCGAAACGGCCCATGCGGGAACAGGACAACCGCAGGCACGAACGCGATTCGCTGTTTCTCGTCGCCGACTTGCGCGTAGAGCGCGACGGCGCGCCCTATTCGGTGAAGCTGCGCAATGTGTCCGACGCGGGCATCATGGCCGAAGGGCCGATGCGGCTCACGCGCGGCGGTACGGTCTGGATCGACCTTCCCAATATCGGCGAGGTTGCAGGAACCGTGGCATGGACGGCGGGCAACCGTTGCGGCATCGCTTTCGATCAGGAAATCGACGCATCGGAAGTGCGCTTTCCCTTGGCGGACGAGGATGCGCCCATCGAACCCCGCGCCGATCTGGAAAACCATCGCCGCGATTGA
- the folK gene encoding 2-amino-4-hydroxy-6-hydroxymethyldihydropteridine diphosphokinase: protein MSDAAHDYLIALGSNVRHVRHGAPERVLSAAVDAVAELAEVMTLSRVVRSRPLGPSLREYANAALVLRTDCEPEDLLEALQSIERSFGRKRRGSAWSARTLDLDIVLWSGGSWCTPHITIPHPEFRRRTFVLGPAAQVAPNWRDPISNLTLLQLDHRLRDQAA from the coding sequence ATGTCTGACGCGGCGCATGATTACCTAATCGCGCTGGGCAGCAACGTCCGGCACGTTCGACATGGTGCGCCGGAGCGGGTTTTGAGCGCAGCTGTCGATGCGGTTGCGGAATTGGCCGAAGTCATGACCCTGTCCCGTGTCGTCCGCTCTCGCCCCTTGGGGCCGTCGCTGCGCGAATATGCGAACGCAGCCTTGGTCCTGCGCACCGATTGCGAACCCGAAGATCTGCTTGAAGCGTTGCAATCGATCGAGCGATCGTTCGGTCGCAAACGCCGGGGCAGCGCGTGGTCGGCCCGGACGCTCGATCTCGACATCGTGCTGTGGTCGGGCGGTAGCTGGTGCACCCCTCACATCACCATCCCTCACCCCGAATTCCGTCGCCGCACCTTCGTCCTCGGCCCCGCCGCGCAAGTCGCGCCAAACTGGCGCGACCCGATATCGAACCTGACGCTTTTGCAACTCGATCACCGACTTCGTGACCAAGCCGCTTGA
- a CDS encoding helix-turn-helix domain-containing protein, producing MGRDRSTYIDKRKHVRSFKKQIDTEAWRALSGSAVKVMLAMGLFENGDNNGEWFFSDRTGAEMTGLSRNTVRRAIAELIETGFLYCSERGGFSRKTPHAAKYGFTWLAGPTGPNRAPSHAYEKWKHENSRDQFLTQPGSISDIGLETLPLTGSETKPDEMEKPVNSANSYFSDIEPQTVSQGEGSDGLETEQRKQANPDTRAELDALRTSTLNHLKRNEVGEQSRLADGLGIPQGTLSKFINGGNLPSKYRELLSDAVMVF from the coding sequence ATGGGGCGGGATCGCTCGACCTATATCGACAAGCGGAAACATGTCCGATCGTTCAAGAAACAGATCGATACCGAGGCTTGGCGCGCGCTCAGCGGCTCAGCGGTAAAAGTCATGCTGGCGATGGGCCTGTTCGAAAATGGCGACAACAACGGCGAATGGTTTTTCAGCGACCGAACCGGCGCAGAGATGACGGGGCTATCGCGAAATACTGTTCGCCGCGCCATTGCCGAGCTGATCGAGACAGGTTTCCTCTATTGCAGTGAACGGGGCGGCTTCAGCCGCAAAACACCCCACGCGGCCAAGTACGGGTTCACATGGCTTGCAGGACCAACGGGGCCGAACCGGGCACCGTCGCACGCCTATGAAAAATGGAAACACGAAAATTCGCGGGACCAGTTTCTGACACAACCGGGCTCAATTTCTGACATTGGATTGGAAACACTGCCTCTTACTGGCTCAGAAACTAAGCCAGATGAAATGGAAAAACCTGTCAATTCCGCCAATTCGTATTTCTCAGATATTGAGCCACAAACAGTTAGCCAGGGGGAAGGGTCTGATGGTTTGGAAACAGAGCAACGGAAACAAGCCAATCCTGATACGCGGGCCGAATTGGACGCTTTGCGAACATCCACGCTGAATCACCTGAAACGCAATGAGGTGGGCGAGCAATCGCGGCTTGCTGATGGGCTGGGCATACCGCAAGGCACCCTGTCCAAGTTCATCAACGGCGGCAATCTGCCAAGCAAATACCGTGAATTGCTATCCGACGCGGTGATGGTGTTTTGA